In Notamacropus eugenii isolate mMacEug1 chromosome 1, mMacEug1.pri_v2, whole genome shotgun sequence, one genomic interval encodes:
- the LOC140514032 gene encoding uncharacterized protein, translating into MGRRRRGSGELLPPPAPPQTPIHSHIAIAAASAGAGTSSGRPAGSGWPAGCRLGAARAAAPARPEGGWSAPPQAPAPGLARAHRWVGAPGPRAPLLGGCAGGPAAPGRPLRCCAPALRARLPLRSGCPAASPPRLLPLAANELLLLLLVSNLLIIYNQPPSSSFPSLPLPGRPPPGPSPRLPRRRRRASPSLGLFSSPLASGLSPRLWSLARQAAVSAAGSAHAPLLGRPGCLLGHPLGGPLGSPPPRLLFLSLGFLLQLHRSSSQCSRLAPRRAALLLLLLFLLRRLQQQQQQKQQKQQPQLLKRARAEPD; encoded by the exons ATGGGCAGGAGGCGCAGGGGCTCCGGGGAGCTCCTCCCGCCGCCAGCGCCACCCCAAACACCCATCCACAGCCATATTGCTAtcgctgctgcctctgct GGCGCGGGGACGAGCAGCGGGCGGCCAGCGGGCAGCGGCTGGCCGGCCGGGTGCCGCCTGGGAGCGGCTAGGGCTGCGGCTCCGGCCCGGCCCGAAGGGGGATGGAGCGCGCCGCCTCAGGCCCCCGCCCCCGGGCTAGCTCGCGCGCACCGCTGGGTGGGGGCCCCCGGCCCCCGTGCGCCCCTGCTCGGAGGCTGTGCTGGAGGTCCCGCAGCCCCGGGCCGGCCTCTGCGCTGCTGCGCGCCCGCCCTCCGGGCCCGGCTGCCCCTGCGCTCCGGCTGCCCGGCTGCCTCGCCCCCTCGCCTCCTGCCTCTCGCAGCTAAtgagctgttgttattattattagtctcgaacttgttaataatatataatcagcccccctcctcctctttcccctccctccccctccctggccGCCCTCCCCCGGGGCCCAGCCCCCGCctcccccgccgccgccgccgcgcctCCCCCTCTCTGGGGCTCTTCTCCTCGCCCCTCGCCTCCGGCCTCTCGCCTCGCCTCTGGTCCCTCGCCCGGCAGGCAGCAGTCTCCGCGGCGGGTTCAGCACACGCTCCGCTCCTCGGCCGCCCCGGCTGCCTCCTAGGCCATCCTCTCGGGGGTCCCCTGGGGTCGCCGCCGCCGCggctcctcttcctctccctgggcTTCCTCCTCCAACTCCACCGCAGCAGCAGCCAGTGCTCACGCCTGGCACCTCGTCGGGccgctctcctcctcctcctcctcttcctcctccgccgcctccagcagcagcagcagcagaagcagcagaagcagcagccgCAGCTACTGAAGCGGGCGCGGGCTGAGCCCGactga